Proteins co-encoded in one Quercus robur chromosome 8, dhQueRobu3.1, whole genome shotgun sequence genomic window:
- the LOC126693941 gene encoding protein GRIM REAPER, whose amino-acid sequence MGYSTNLLKLTTILSLVLSLQYQTAFSNDIEDDEEYVVDSPLSNLRSRSRFLASVIKKGTDCNPITNNVCNGVSANKGKSLLYCCKKHCCNVLSDKNNCGGCGKKCQEGQHCCNGRCTNTFYNVNHCGKCNKKCKNGVKCEYGYCGYA is encoded by the coding sequence ATGGGTTACAGTACTAATCTCCTCAAGCTTACAACCATTCTCTCCCTTGTCCTATCTTTGCAATATCAAACAGCCTTCTCAAATGACATTGAAGACGACGAAGAATACGTAGTAGACTCCCCATTGTCCAATCTCAGATCGAGAAGCCGGTTCTTAGCAAGTGTAATAAAGAAAGGTACAGATTGTAATCCCATTACTAACAATGTATGTAATGGGGTATCGGCAAACAAAGGGAAGAGCCTTCTCTATTGCTGCAAGAAACATTGCTGTAATGTTCTTTCAGATAAGAACAACTGTGGAGGATGTGGGAAAAAGTGCCAAGAAGGACAGCATTGCTGCAATGGAAGATGTACAAACACTTTTTACAATGTGAATCACTGTGGAAAGTGTAACAAGAAGTGTAAGAATGGTGTTAAATGTGAGTATGGATATTGTGGGTATGCCTGA